The DNA window CACGCCGGTCAGAAGGATCCGACGGCCCCCGCTGGTCGAGCCGCCGGCGGCGGGCTGAACGGCGGGCGAGGTGCTGTGCGTCATGGGATCCTCTGTGGACGGGTACGGCGGGGTGCTCTGGGCGGCTCGCAGGCGCGCGATCCGGGGACGGGCCGACGGTGCGCGAGGCCCTGCGCGCTTCCCACCAGGGAGCTTCTCCGCGCTGGTCAGGGCGTCGCTAGTGTATCGTAGCCGCCATGCATAGGGCCCTGATCACCGGCGGCACTGCAGGAATCGGGGCCGCCTTCGCCAGAGCGTTCGCGGGCCGTGGGACGGCCCTCGTGCTGGTCGCGCGGGATGCCGATCGCCTCGCCGAGTCCGCCGCGCAGCTGCGTCGCGAGTTCGGAGTCGAGGTCGAGACCCTCGCCGCCGACCTCTCCGATCGCGATGCGCAGCAGCGCGTCGCCGACCGTCTCGCGACCTCCGACGCGCCCGTCGACGTCCTCGTCAACAACGCCGGGTTCTCCGTGCGATCGAGCCTGCTCGACGAGGACATCTCCCAGCATGACCTCGGCTTCGAGGTGATGATCCGCGCCGTGCTCAAGCTCGGCGGCGCGGCTGGCCGGGCGATGAGCGAGCGCGGGCACGGCTGGATCATCAACGTGGGATCCGTCTCGGCGCTGGTGACCCAGAACAACTACTCCGCGATCAAGGCCTGGGTGGGCAACTACTCCGAGTCCCTGGGCGTGCAGCTCTCCAGCACGGGCGTGCAGGTGACGGCGCTGATGCCGGGCTGGGTGCGCACCGAGTTCCACTCGCGTGCCGGCATCAAGGGCTCCTCCATCCCCGGTCCCCTCTGGTTGGATGCAGAGCGCCTCGTCGAGGACTGCCTGCGCGACGTGGCCCGCGG is part of the Brachybacterium ginsengisoli genome and encodes:
- a CDS encoding SDR family NAD(P)-dependent oxidoreductase translates to MHRALITGGTAGIGAAFARAFAGRGTALVLVARDADRLAESAAQLRREFGVEVETLAADLSDRDAQQRVADRLATSDAPVDVLVNNAGFSVRSSLLDEDISQHDLGFEVMIRAVLKLGGAAGRAMSERGHGWIINVGSVSALVTQNNYSAIKAWVGNYSESLGVQLSSTGVQVTALMPGWVRTEFHSRAGIKGSSIPGPLWLDAERLVEDCLRDVARGKPVSIPSTRWKLIAAVLRTTPRGLVARLSALLSHRRNREK